In the genome of Longimicrobium sp., one region contains:
- a CDS encoding DPP IV N-terminal domain-containing protein: protein MRSLSAFPLLALLGAATTLAAQRAPEARPSFAEPAISPDGSEIAFVSGGDVWGVPGAGGEARLLVSHPASESRPLYSPDGRRLAFVSTRSGNGDVYVLTFGTGELKRLTFDDGLDQLDGWSRDGRFLYFSSSSRDISGMNDVFRVSVEGGTPMPVSADRYTSEFGAAESPDGQTIAVAARGVGASQWWRRGHSHLDESEIWLVRAGSPPRYEQVAPRGARQAWPLWAPDGRSLYYVSDRGGAQNLWVHPLGGQPRALTSFREGRVLFPSISRDGRTIVFERDFRVWRLDTASGDAREVPVSLHGAPAAPGVEHRTLTGDFQELALSPDGKKVAFVARGEVFAASAKDGGDAERVTTTAGRESQLAWAPDSRRIVYASERDGASNLYLFDFASRTETQLTRGAHADVAPRFSPDGKLVAFTRDARELRVVDPATRQERLLATGYFDRPPFVATGAFAWSPDSRWLAYLSADEQLFTNAYVVPAAGGEPRQVSFLANVFGNTVSWSPDGTYLLLDTSQRTEGGQVVRVDLVPRLPRFREDQFRDLFREEAPPTLTPPEQRQEPRPEAPPARAAAAGDSARAAPAGRGRKPVEIVFDGIRRRLSPVPVGVDVGAQTISPDGKWLLMIASAAGQQNLYVYSLDELARETPVARQLTSTAGAKRDAWFSPDSKEVFYLDQGRINVVPLESRQPRVLSVSAEMDVDFEREKEAVFRQAWGYLRENFYDPRMHGVDWEQVRQTYGPQVAGARTPDEMRRILALMVGELNASHLGVSGPAGSAQQTTGRLGLRFDPAEYERSGRLRVAEVVPLGPAALAGNVAAGDELLAVDGVRVERDTNLDALLEHRIGRRVVLTVGSGGRTREVPVRPVNAATEKGLLYRDWVEKNRAYVARVSEGRLGYVHMFDMSAASLAQLYVDLDAENHARQGVVIDVRNNNGGFVNAYALDVFARRPYLVMTPRGQPAGPARTVLGQRALEAPTVLVTNQHSLSDAEDFTEGYRALGLGKVVGEPTAGWIIYTGNVPLVDGTVLRIPGTRITTAAGENMELNPRPVDVPVTRPLGESYTGRDSQLDAAVRELLRQVGPAPRRSASSGGPE from the coding sequence ATGCGCTCGCTCTCCGCCTTCCCGCTCCTCGCGCTCCTCGGCGCCGCCACGACGCTCGCCGCCCAGCGCGCACCCGAGGCCCGCCCCTCCTTCGCCGAGCCGGCCATCTCGCCGGACGGGAGCGAGATCGCCTTCGTCTCGGGGGGCGACGTCTGGGGGGTGCCGGGCGCCGGCGGCGAGGCGCGGCTGCTGGTGTCGCACCCCGCCAGCGAGTCGCGCCCGCTCTATTCGCCCGACGGGCGCCGGCTGGCGTTCGTCTCCACCCGCAGCGGCAACGGCGACGTCTACGTGCTCACCTTCGGCACGGGCGAGCTGAAGCGGCTGACGTTCGACGACGGCCTCGACCAGCTCGACGGGTGGTCGCGCGACGGGCGCTTCCTCTACTTCTCCTCCAGCAGCCGCGACATCTCGGGGATGAACGACGTCTTCCGCGTGAGCGTGGAGGGCGGCACCCCGATGCCCGTGAGCGCCGACCGCTACACCAGCGAGTTCGGCGCGGCCGAGAGCCCCGACGGGCAGACGATCGCCGTGGCCGCGCGCGGGGTGGGCGCCTCGCAGTGGTGGCGCCGCGGGCACAGCCACCTGGACGAGAGCGAGATCTGGCTGGTCCGCGCCGGCTCGCCGCCCCGCTACGAGCAGGTGGCCCCGCGTGGCGCCCGGCAGGCGTGGCCGCTGTGGGCCCCCGACGGGCGCAGCCTCTACTACGTCTCCGACCGCGGCGGCGCGCAGAACCTGTGGGTGCACCCGCTGGGCGGGCAGCCGCGCGCGCTCACCTCGTTCCGCGAGGGGCGGGTGCTCTTCCCTTCCATCAGCCGCGACGGGCGCACCATCGTCTTCGAGCGGGACTTCCGCGTCTGGCGGCTGGACACGGCGAGCGGCGACGCCCGGGAGGTGCCGGTCTCGCTCCACGGCGCGCCCGCCGCGCCCGGGGTGGAGCACCGCACCCTCACCGGCGACTTCCAGGAGCTGGCCCTCTCGCCCGACGGGAAGAAGGTGGCGTTCGTGGCCCGCGGCGAGGTCTTCGCGGCTTCGGCGAAGGACGGCGGCGACGCGGAGCGGGTGACCACCACGGCGGGGCGCGAGTCGCAGCTGGCTTGGGCGCCCGACAGCCGCCGGATCGTCTACGCCTCGGAGCGCGACGGCGCCTCCAACCTCTACCTCTTCGACTTCGCGTCCCGCACGGAGACGCAGCTCACGCGCGGGGCGCACGCCGACGTGGCCCCGCGCTTCTCCCCCGACGGGAAGCTCGTGGCCTTCACGCGCGACGCGCGCGAGCTGCGCGTGGTCGACCCCGCCACCCGGCAGGAGCGCCTGCTCGCCACGGGCTACTTCGACCGGCCGCCGTTCGTGGCCACCGGCGCCTTCGCCTGGTCGCCCGACAGCCGCTGGCTGGCCTACCTCTCGGCCGACGAGCAGCTCTTCACCAACGCCTACGTGGTCCCCGCCGCGGGCGGCGAGCCGCGCCAGGTGAGCTTCCTGGCCAACGTCTTCGGCAACACCGTCTCCTGGAGCCCCGACGGCACCTACCTCCTCCTCGACACCAGCCAGCGCACCGAGGGCGGGCAGGTGGTGCGGGTGGACCTGGTGCCGCGGCTCCCCCGCTTCCGCGAAGACCAGTTCCGCGACCTCTTCCGCGAGGAGGCGCCGCCCACCCTCACCCCGCCCGAGCAGCGCCAGGAGCCCCGCCCCGAGGCGCCGCCCGCCCGCGCGGCCGCCGCCGGGGACTCGGCCCGCGCGGCGCCGGCCGGGCGCGGCAGGAAGCCGGTGGAGATCGTGTTCGACGGGATCCGCCGCCGGCTGAGCCCGGTCCCCGTGGGGGTGGACGTCGGCGCGCAGACGATCAGCCCCGACGGCAAGTGGCTGCTGATGATCGCGTCGGCGGCCGGCCAGCAGAACCTCTACGTCTACTCGCTCGACGAGCTGGCGCGGGAGACGCCCGTCGCGCGGCAGCTCACCTCCACCGCGGGCGCCAAGCGCGACGCCTGGTTCTCGCCCGACTCCAAGGAGGTGTTCTACCTGGACCAGGGGCGGATCAACGTGGTGCCGCTGGAGAGCCGCCAGCCGCGCGTGCTCTCCGTCTCGGCCGAGATGGACGTGGACTTCGAGCGCGAGAAGGAGGCCGTCTTCCGCCAGGCGTGGGGCTACCTGCGCGAGAACTTCTACGACCCGCGCATGCACGGCGTGGACTGGGAGCAGGTGCGCCAGACGTACGGGCCGCAGGTGGCGGGCGCGCGCACCCCCGACGAGATGCGCCGCATCCTGGCGCTGATGGTGGGCGAGCTGAACGCCTCGCACCTGGGCGTCAGCGGGCCCGCGGGGAGCGCCCAGCAGACCACCGGGCGGCTGGGGCTGCGCTTCGACCCCGCCGAGTACGAGCGCTCGGGCCGCCTGCGCGTGGCCGAGGTGGTCCCGCTCGGCCCCGCGGCGCTGGCGGGGAACGTGGCCGCGGGCGACGAGCTGCTGGCGGTGGACGGGGTCCGCGTCGAGCGGGACACGAACTTGGACGCGCTGCTGGAGCACCGCATCGGCCGGCGGGTGGTGCTGACGGTCGGCAGCGGGGGGAGGACGCGCGAGGTGCCGGTGCGGCCGGTGAACGCGGCCACCGAGAAGGGGCTCCTCTACCGCGACTGGGTGGAGAAGAACCGCGCCTACGTGGCCCGGGTGAGCGAGGGGCGGCTGGGCTACGTGCACATGTTCGACATGTCGGCGGCGTCGCTGGCGCAGCTGTACGTGGACCTCGACGCCGAGAACCACGCCCGGCAGGGGGTGGTGATCGACGTGCGCAACAACAACGGCGGCTTCGTGAACGCCTACGCGCTCGACGTGTTCGCGCGGCGCCCGTACCTGGTGATGACCCCGCGCGGCCAGCCGGCGGGCCCGGCGCGGACGGTGCTGGGCCAGCGCGCGCTGGAGGCGCCCACCGTGCTGGTGACCAACCAGCACTCGCTCTCCGACGCGGAGGACTTCACGGAAGGCTACCGCGCGCTGGGGCTGGGGAAGGTGGTGGGCGAGCCGACGGCGGGGTGGATCATCTACACGGGCAACGTGCCGCTGGTGGACGGCACCGTGCTGCGCATCCCCGGCACCCGCATCACCACCGCGGCGGGGGAGAACATGGAGCTCAACCCGCGCCCGGTGGACGTGCCGGTCACGCGCCCGCTCGGCGAGAGCTACACCGGCCGCGACAGCCAGCTCGACGCCGCCGTCCGCGAGCTCCTCCGCCAGGTGGGCCCGGCGCCGCGCCGCTCCGCCTCGTCGGGCGGACCCGAGTGA
- the hisD gene encoding histidinol dehydrogenase, with translation MKIRTLRAAPPFDELREMAAAAATDDPELREAVARIVADVAARGDAALVEYTRRFDNLDVSTGAQLRVGTEELERAAAAIDPALLQSLERAAENVRSFHERQREHGFVDWLPDGSLLGQKVAPLRRVGIYVPGGRAAYPSSVLMNAIPAAVAGVEEIAMASPAPGGVVLDVVLAAAHVAGVTEVLRIGGAQAVAALAHGTESIARVDKIVGPGNKWVAEAKRQVFGRVDIDMVAGPSEILVIADESADLVHAAADLIGQAEHDPDAIAWLVTTSEALAAAVPAEIERLLRANPRREVARAALEANGAIVVVPDLEAAAQAADLRAPEHLELLVAEPLALAGRIRNAGAIFLGPNSPEPMGDYFAGPNHVLPTGGTARFASPLGVYHFVKRTSLIGYSRERLRAHAGDVIRLAEAEGLHGHAEAVRVRL, from the coding sequence ATGAAGATCCGCACCCTGCGCGCCGCGCCGCCGTTCGACGAGCTGCGCGAGATGGCGGCGGCCGCCGCGACCGACGACCCGGAGCTGCGCGAGGCGGTGGCTCGCATCGTGGCCGACGTGGCCGCGCGCGGGGACGCGGCGCTGGTGGAGTACACGCGGCGCTTCGACAACCTGGACGTCTCCACCGGCGCACAGCTGCGCGTCGGGACGGAGGAGCTGGAGCGCGCCGCGGCGGCGATCGACCCGGCGCTCCTGCAGTCGCTGGAGCGCGCCGCGGAGAACGTCCGGAGCTTCCACGAGCGGCAGCGCGAGCACGGCTTCGTGGACTGGCTCCCCGACGGCTCGCTGCTGGGGCAGAAGGTGGCGCCGCTCCGGCGGGTGGGGATCTACGTTCCCGGCGGGCGCGCGGCGTACCCGTCGTCGGTGCTGATGAACGCGATCCCGGCCGCGGTGGCGGGCGTGGAGGAGATCGCGATGGCGTCGCCGGCGCCCGGCGGGGTGGTGCTCGACGTGGTGCTGGCGGCGGCGCACGTGGCGGGGGTGACGGAGGTGCTGCGCATCGGCGGGGCGCAGGCGGTGGCGGCGCTGGCGCACGGGACCGAGAGCATCGCCCGCGTGGACAAGATCGTGGGCCCCGGCAACAAGTGGGTGGCCGAGGCCAAGCGCCAGGTGTTCGGGCGGGTGGACATCGACATGGTGGCGGGCCCGTCGGAGATCCTGGTGATCGCGGACGAGTCGGCGGACCTGGTGCACGCGGCGGCGGACCTGATCGGGCAGGCGGAGCACGATCCCGACGCCATCGCCTGGCTGGTGACGACGTCGGAGGCGCTGGCCGCGGCGGTCCCCGCCGAGATCGAGCGCCTGCTGCGGGCGAACCCGCGGCGCGAGGTGGCGCGCGCGGCGCTGGAGGCGAACGGGGCGATCGTCGTGGTCCCCGACCTCGAGGCGGCGGCGCAGGCGGCGGACCTGCGGGCGCCGGAGCACCTGGAGCTGCTGGTGGCGGAGCCGCTGGCGCTGGCGGGGCGCATCCGCAACGCGGGGGCGATCTTCCTGGGCCCCAACTCGCCGGAGCCGATGGGCGACTACTTCGCGGGCCCCAACCACGTGCTGCCGACGGGCGGGACGGCGCGCTTCGCCAGCCCGCTGGGCGTGTACCACTTCGTGAAGCGCACCAGCCTGATCGGCTACTCGCGCGAGCGCCTGCGCGCCCACGCGGGCGACGTGATCCGGCTGGCGGAGGCCGAGGGGCTGCACGGGCACGCGGAGGCCGTGCGGGTGCGGCTGTAG
- the hisG gene encoding ATP phosphoribosyltransferase — translation MSRPLRIALPKGRMMEEALALFGAMGAGLDPAARDSRRLILPSADGRFEFLPVKSGDVPVYVEAGVADAGVAGLDVLDEAGPDVLRPLDLGFGGCRLAVAGPRGAPYPGLPGGRTPRVATKYVESARRFFAGRGVQVELVRISGSVELAPLLGLSDWIVDLVQTGRTLDENGLVVFEEIGASTARLIVNRASHKLRLEEHQRLIADLAAALERRGQGPGSDS, via the coding sequence ATGAGCCGGCCGCTGCGGATCGCCCTTCCCAAGGGGCGGATGATGGAGGAGGCGCTGGCGCTGTTCGGGGCGATGGGCGCGGGGCTCGATCCGGCGGCGCGCGACTCCCGGCGCCTGATCCTGCCGTCGGCGGACGGGCGCTTCGAGTTCCTCCCGGTGAAGAGCGGCGACGTGCCGGTCTACGTGGAGGCCGGGGTGGCCGACGCGGGGGTGGCGGGGCTCGACGTGCTGGACGAGGCCGGGCCCGACGTGCTGCGGCCGCTGGACCTGGGCTTCGGCGGGTGCCGGCTGGCGGTGGCGGGGCCCCGGGGCGCGCCGTACCCCGGGCTGCCGGGGGGGCGCACGCCGCGGGTGGCCACCAAGTACGTGGAGTCGGCGCGGCGCTTCTTCGCGGGGCGCGGGGTGCAGGTGGAGCTGGTGCGCATCTCCGGCTCGGTGGAGCTGGCGCCGCTCCTGGGGCTCTCGGACTGGATCGTGGACCTGGTGCAGACGGGGCGCACGCTGGACGAGAACGGCCTGGTGGTGTTCGAGGAGATCGGCGCCTCGACGGCGCGGCTGATCGTGAACCGCGCCAGCCACAAGCTGCGCCTGGAGGAGCACCAGCGGCTGATCGCGGACCTGGCCGCGGCGCTGGAGCGCAGGGGACAGGGGCCGGGAAGCGACTCGTAG
- the hisZ gene encoding ATP phosphoribosyltransferase regulatory subunit, which produces MPTPRISHVPPGSQDLLAGDVRRRRRIQGAWFGLAEAHGYQEVIPPTFEYEEVFTTSAGPELAARLIRFVDRDGRLVALRADFTSAIARVVATRLASAPLPLRLSYAGKVYRQEPEGGGRRRELFQLGAELIGDAGAEADVEALRLVLSLLRALGLSEFQINLGDIRFVRPLFAGLEPAAAEALRAAIDRKDRAALAAIARQADAPAAAARALVELPELIGRGGVLQRARSLASAPEAEEAIGRLAAVDALLTPEERSRVVYDLGEIRGLGYYTGIQFEVFVAGVGRAVGFGGRYDGLLALYGLDRPAVGFALETDALADLLAEEG; this is translated from the coding sequence ATGCCGACCCCCCGCATCTCGCACGTGCCGCCGGGCTCGCAGGACCTGCTGGCGGGCGACGTCCGCCGGCGGCGCCGCATCCAGGGCGCCTGGTTCGGGCTGGCCGAGGCGCACGGCTACCAGGAGGTGATCCCCCCCACCTTCGAGTACGAGGAGGTGTTCACCACCAGCGCCGGGCCCGAGCTGGCCGCGCGCCTCATCCGCTTCGTGGACCGCGACGGGCGGCTGGTGGCCCTGCGCGCCGACTTCACCTCGGCGATCGCGCGCGTGGTGGCCACGCGGCTGGCCTCGGCGCCCCTGCCGCTCCGGCTGAGCTACGCGGGGAAGGTCTACCGCCAGGAGCCGGAGGGCGGCGGGCGCCGGCGCGAGCTCTTCCAGCTGGGCGCGGAGCTGATCGGCGACGCGGGCGCCGAGGCCGACGTGGAGGCGCTCCGGCTGGTGCTGTCGCTGCTGCGCGCGCTGGGCCTGAGCGAGTTCCAGATCAACCTGGGCGACATCCGCTTCGTCCGTCCGCTCTTCGCGGGGCTGGAGCCCGCGGCGGCGGAGGCGCTGCGCGCGGCCATCGACCGCAAGGACCGCGCGGCGCTGGCGGCGATCGCGCGGCAGGCGGACGCCCCGGCGGCGGCGGCGCGCGCGCTGGTGGAGCTCCCGGAGCTGATCGGCCGGGGCGGCGTGCTGCAGCGGGCGCGCTCGCTGGCGTCCGCGCCCGAGGCCGAGGAGGCGATCGGGCGGCTCGCGGCGGTGGACGCGCTGCTCACCCCCGAGGAGCGCTCGCGCGTGGTGTACGACCTGGGCGAGATCCGCGGGCTGGGCTACTACACGGGGATCCAGTTCGAGGTGTTCGTGGCGGGGGTCGGGCGTGCGGTGGGCTTCGGCGGGCGCTACGACGGACTGCTGGCGCTGTACGGGCTGGACCGGCCGGCGGTGGGGTTCGCGCTGGAGACCGACGCGCTGGCCGACCTGCTCGCGGAGGAGGGATGA
- the otsB gene encoding trehalose-phosphatase: MLPHALERVPRWADAWRRTGRLVLLLDFDGTLAPIVDRPELAAMPGATRRALERLMAMPGVEVAVVSGRGLADVRERAAIPGIAYAGNHGMEIHGPGVDRVHPEAAAARPRLEEAVRRLAPLVAQVPGAFVEDKELTLSVHFRLAPRERLGALTQAVAGTAALLGLRMTTGKQVLEVRPPVDWDKGRAVLFLLDQMRPPAGAAVLYLGDDRTDEDAFRALRDRGSGEGVLVAEHPPEDSAASSYLREPAEVGELFAALAEAGEGGGAWAKRDAGAPG; encoded by the coding sequence ATGCTGCCCCACGCGCTGGAGCGGGTGCCGCGCTGGGCCGACGCCTGGAGGCGGACGGGCCGGCTGGTGCTGCTGCTCGACTTCGACGGCACCCTGGCTCCCATCGTCGACCGCCCGGAGCTGGCCGCCATGCCCGGGGCCACCCGCCGCGCGCTGGAGCGGCTGATGGCGATGCCGGGCGTGGAGGTGGCCGTGGTGAGCGGGCGCGGGCTGGCCGACGTGCGCGAGCGCGCGGCGATCCCCGGCATCGCCTACGCGGGGAACCACGGGATGGAGATCCACGGCCCCGGCGTCGACCGCGTGCACCCCGAGGCGGCCGCGGCGCGCCCGCGGCTCGAGGAGGCCGTCCGCCGGCTGGCGCCGCTGGTGGCGCAGGTCCCCGGCGCGTTCGTGGAAGACAAGGAGCTGACGCTCAGCGTGCACTTCCGCCTGGCGCCGCGCGAGCGCCTGGGCGCCCTGACGCAGGCGGTGGCCGGCACGGCCGCGCTCCTGGGGCTCCGGATGACCACGGGGAAGCAGGTGCTGGAGGTGCGCCCGCCGGTGGACTGGGACAAGGGGAGGGCCGTGCTCTTCCTGCTGGACCAGATGCGCCCGCCCGCCGGCGCGGCGGTCCTCTACCTGGGCGACGACCGCACCGACGAGGACGCCTTCCGCGCGCTGCGCGACCGCGGCTCCGGCGAGGGCGTGCTGGTCGCCGAGCACCCGCCCGAGGACTCGGCGGCGAGCTCGTACCTCCGCGAGCCGGCGGAGGTGGGCGAGCTGTTCGCGGCGCTGGCGGAGGCGGGGGAGGGCGGGGGGGCCTGGGCGAAACGCGACGCGGGGGCCCCCGGGTGA
- the hisIE gene encoding bifunctional phosphoribosyl-AMP cyclohydrolase/phosphoribosyl-ATP diphosphatase HisIE, protein MSWIDEVKLDERGLVPVVAQDARTGEVLMLAWASAEALRLTAESGRAHYWSRSRGELWKKGETSGNAQEVVEVRLDCDGDAVLYRVRQTGPACHTGERSCFFRAAGADGLSRAADPRPVLARVEEIVAARDAGRPEGSYTTYLFQQGVDKILKKVGEEAAETIIAAKNEGVEQLRSESADLLYHLLVLWRAKGLALDDLWAELDRRFGQAPRPGAADPVERRSSEVG, encoded by the coding sequence ATGTCCTGGATCGACGAAGTGAAGCTCGACGAGCGCGGCCTGGTCCCCGTCGTGGCGCAGGACGCGCGCACCGGCGAGGTGCTGATGCTGGCCTGGGCCAGCGCCGAGGCGCTGCGGCTGACCGCGGAGTCCGGGCGGGCGCACTACTGGAGCCGCTCGCGCGGCGAGCTGTGGAAGAAGGGGGAGACGAGCGGGAACGCGCAGGAGGTGGTGGAAGTGCGGCTGGACTGCGACGGCGACGCCGTGCTCTACCGCGTCCGCCAGACGGGCCCGGCCTGCCACACCGGCGAGCGGAGCTGCTTCTTCCGCGCGGCCGGGGCCGACGGGCTGTCCCGGGCCGCCGACCCGCGCCCCGTGCTCGCCCGCGTCGAGGAGATCGTGGCCGCGCGCGACGCCGGGCGGCCGGAGGGGTCGTACACCACCTACCTCTTCCAGCAGGGGGTCGACAAGATCCTGAAGAAGGTGGGCGAAGAGGCGGCGGAGACGATCATCGCCGCCAAGAACGAGGGCGTGGAGCAGCTCCGCTCCGAGTCCGCCGACCTGCTCTACCACCTGCTGGTGCTCTGGCGCGCGAAGGGGCTGGCGCTCGACGACCTCTGGGCCGAGCTGGACCGCCGCTTCGGCCAGGCCCCCCGCCCCGGCGCGGCCGACCCGGTAGAGCGGCGCTCGTCGGAGGTGGGGTAG
- a CDS encoding HNH endonuclease signature motif containing protein: protein MSDDFLSVRDRIFARDGFRCVYCAGLYPVELLSLDHVQPRMRGGDNSDGNLVTACKACNTKKGNLPAWAWLAENPDERANFLRYATAVWPRLRRAVQEAARS from the coding sequence TTGTCCGACGACTTCCTTTCGGTGCGGGACCGCATCTTCGCGCGGGACGGGTTCCGCTGCGTGTACTGCGCGGGGCTCTACCCGGTGGAACTGCTGTCGCTGGACCACGTGCAGCCTCGCATGCGCGGCGGCGACAACTCCGACGGCAACCTGGTCACCGCCTGCAAGGCCTGCAACACGAAGAAGGGCAACCTCCCCGCCTGGGCCTGGCTCGCCGAGAACCCCGACGAGCGCGCCAACTTCCTCCGCTACGCCACCGCCGTCTGGCCCCGACTGCGCCGCGCCGTGCAGGAGGCCGCCCGGAGCTGA
- a CDS encoding META domain-containing protein produces the protein MLAFAAGCTSPGVPGGQPEASGGAAAGPVPGAPLENTDWKLLELGGRPVRASADAAGPDLRLDPAQKQAGGNAGCNRFFGPYELSGQSLRLGPLASTRRACVDPEMNRQEAAFLQALGDTRTWRITADTLVLAGEAGPVARFVAQSGR, from the coding sequence GTGCTCGCGTTCGCCGCCGGCTGCACCTCGCCCGGCGTTCCCGGGGGGCAGCCGGAGGCGTCGGGCGGCGCCGCCGCGGGGCCGGTGCCGGGCGCGCCGCTGGAGAACACCGATTGGAAACTGCTCGAGCTCGGCGGCCGACCGGTGCGCGCCTCCGCGGACGCCGCCGGGCCGGACCTGCGGCTCGACCCGGCGCAGAAGCAGGCGGGCGGCAACGCCGGGTGCAATCGCTTCTTCGGCCCCTACGAGCTGAGCGGGCAGTCGCTGCGCCTCGGCCCGCTCGCCTCGACCCGCCGCGCGTGCGTGGACCCGGAGATGAACCGCCAGGAGGCCGCGTTCCTCCAGGCGCTCGGCGACACGCGCACCTGGCGCATCACCGCCGACACGCTCGTCCTCGCCGGCGAAGCCGGGCCGGTCGCGCGGTTCGTGGCGCAGTCCGGCAGGTAG
- the ilvA gene encoding threonine ammonia-lyase — MIRLEDIQAARERVCSRVVLTPCTPSQAFGEAFGGKAWFKFENLQRTGSFKERGALNRMLTLPPEQRRRGVIAASAGNHAQGVAFHARRLGIPATIVMPERTPLIKVANTERYGARVVLHGSVYDEAMEEALRIQAEEGQALVHPFDQEEIIAGQGTIGLELLEQCPEVDVVVVPVGGGGLISGIALAIKESRPGVRVVGVESSALPAAVRAREAGSVVEIPPADTIADGIAVRRIGEKTFGYLEKYVDELLAVDEEEIAAAVLLLLEREKTVAEPACATTVAAVVNGHVEGLVGKNVVMLLSGGNVDVTLISRIIERGLRRDGRMVHLNVRVKDRPGALAALTARLGECGANIVSLEHRRGQEGLWLTEAGIELTLETRGLAHVEELVRALSAAGYVVERG, encoded by the coding sequence ATGATACGACTCGAGGATATCCAGGCCGCCCGGGAGCGGGTCTGCAGCCGGGTGGTGCTGACCCCCTGCACGCCGTCGCAGGCTTTCGGCGAGGCGTTCGGGGGCAAGGCCTGGTTCAAGTTCGAGAACCTGCAGCGCACCGGCTCGTTCAAGGAGCGCGGGGCGCTGAACCGCATGCTCACGCTCCCGCCCGAGCAGCGCCGCCGCGGCGTGATCGCGGCCAGCGCGGGGAACCACGCCCAGGGGGTGGCCTTCCACGCCCGCCGGCTGGGGATCCCGGCCACCATCGTGATGCCCGAGCGCACGCCGCTCATCAAGGTGGCCAACACCGAGCGCTACGGCGCGCGGGTGGTGCTGCACGGCTCGGTGTACGACGAGGCGATGGAGGAGGCGCTGCGGATCCAGGCCGAGGAGGGGCAGGCGCTGGTGCACCCCTTCGACCAGGAGGAGATCATCGCGGGGCAGGGCACCATCGGGCTGGAGCTGCTGGAGCAGTGCCCGGAGGTGGACGTGGTGGTGGTGCCGGTGGGCGGCGGGGGCCTCATCTCGGGGATCGCGCTGGCGATCAAGGAGTCGCGGCCCGGGGTGCGCGTGGTGGGGGTCGAGTCGTCGGCGCTGCCGGCGGCGGTGCGGGCGCGCGAGGCGGGGAGCGTGGTGGAGATCCCCCCGGCCGACACCATCGCCGACGGGATCGCGGTGCGACGGATCGGCGAGAAGACCTTCGGCTACCTGGAGAAGTACGTCGACGAGCTGCTGGCGGTGGACGAGGAGGAGATCGCGGCGGCGGTGCTCCTGCTGCTGGAGCGCGAGAAGACGGTGGCCGAGCCGGCGTGCGCCACCACCGTGGCGGCGGTGGTGAACGGGCACGTGGAGGGGCTGGTGGGGAAGAACGTGGTGATGCTGCTCTCGGGCGGCAACGTCGACGTGACGCTGATCTCGCGCATCATCGAGCGCGGGCTGCGCCGGGACGGGCGCATGGTGCACCTGAACGTGCGGGTGAAGGACCGCCCCGGCGCGCTGGCGGCGCTCACCGCGCGGCTGGGCGAGTGCGGCGCCAACATCGTCTCGCTGGAGCACCGCCGCGGGCAGGAGGGCCTCTGGCTCACCGAGGCGGGAATCGAGCTGACGCTGGAGACGCGCGGCCTCGCCCACGTGGAGGAGCTGGTGCGGGCGCTCTCCGCGGCGGGGTACGTGGTGGAGCGGGGGTGA
- a CDS encoding CoA pyrophosphatase: protein MNDARFAALEAALASRPPFRAPPDAAALRAAVALLLRPAAAPDPELLLIRRAEREGDPWSGHMALPGGRAQPGDADLAATAAREASEEVGIDPAREGRLLGALDDLAPRSARLPSVVVSPFVFAVGPGAEAAPNHEVQTALWISVRELLEPDAVTEYLHELADGATLTFPAFDARGYVVWGMTHRILTGFLELYAQAAAEG from the coding sequence GTGAACGACGCCCGCTTCGCCGCGCTGGAGGCCGCCCTGGCGTCGCGGCCGCCGTTCCGCGCGCCGCCGGACGCGGCCGCGCTGCGGGCCGCCGTGGCACTCCTCCTGCGGCCCGCCGCCGCGCCCGACCCGGAGCTCCTGCTCATCCGGCGGGCCGAGCGCGAGGGCGACCCGTGGTCGGGGCACATGGCGCTCCCCGGCGGGCGCGCCCAGCCCGGGGACGCCGACCTGGCCGCCACCGCGGCGCGCGAGGCGAGCGAGGAGGTGGGGATCGACCCGGCGCGCGAGGGGCGGCTCCTGGGCGCGCTGGACGACCTGGCGCCGCGCTCGGCGCGCCTGCCGAGCGTCGTGGTCTCCCCGTTCGTGTTCGCCGTGGGCCCCGGCGCCGAGGCGGCGCCGAACCACGAGGTGCAGACGGCGCTCTGGATCTCCGTGCGCGAGCTGCTGGAGCCCGACGCGGTGACCGAGTACCTGCACGAGCTGGCCGACGGGGCCACGCTCACCTTCCCCGCCTTCGACGCGCGGGGGTACGTGGTGTGGGGGATGACCCACCGCATCCTCACCGGCTTCCTGGAGCTCTACGCCCAGGCGGCGGCGGAGGGGTGA